The genomic interval GCACTCCTGTGTTGTCTTCCTTTGGCAggtatgtaaaataacattcAAAACACTAAGTTATTGTAAATGTGTCTTCAatgacaaaatatataaaaaacaattctgcatttaaaaatgcaaaacttttacctcattttttttttaccaaagatTATACATTTTCATCTGTGATTAAAGTTACTGGAATTACCTTTTCGCTAATTATGAAACAGCATCAATACTGATGCCTCCATATGATCTGCATAAGTAAAGTTtaccaaatatttatatatttattgtttttctgaTGGCTTTTTCTACTCAGACAAATCAAACACAGTGATTTACAGTGTAAAcgactctcctgaggaaacccatttcagcCACTTGTACCCGTGACATAGTactaaagcgagtgcaataccgcccccgctgctccgattctccggccaaagtcacactccatcttcccctcactcgtgaacaagaccccgaggtacttgaactccttcacctgGGGTAATCaatccctacctggagtaggcaatccatcggtttcctgctgagaaccatggcctcagatttagaggtgctaatcctcatcccgaccgcttcacactcgactacGAAACGCTCCAATGATCaagatcattgatctttggcctagggtgttctggtactctgagctgctgtttggtgcatatgcacagacaacagtcagagttttcccccccaccacttgaaggcgtagggaggcgacccttttgtccaccggggtaatctccaatgtagcagcactcagccggagACTTAtaagtatccccacacccgcctggcgcctcacaccatgggccactccggagtagaatagagtctatccaggagtgtggttccagagccgaggctgtgcgtagaggtaagatccagatccaactgataacacTCCACCtgccgcacaagctccggctcccccccagagaggttacatTGAACGTTCCCAgcaccagcatctgccgcccaggtctgttccatctagaccccccactgtcactgccacccttgtagcagcgcacccgaccccatcggtttccccgaaaggtggtgagcccatggggagtagagtgttgggctgccccctcactccttcgggctgtgcacGGCTGGGCTCTGCGGCaagcccggccaccagacgctcgctgtcaggccctccatctgggcctggctccaaatgggggcccccgggattcctccgggccgggtaactccttccctcttccattttttcatagggtctttttgaaccattcttagtctggcccctcacctgagaccactttgccaagggcaaccctaccaggagcacaaggctcccgacaacacagccctcagggtcgtagggacacacaaacctctccaccacaaGGTGATGGTTCCCCAGAGAGAGAaccatgtgtatatatatatacattcaagAATGCCCATTAAACCTTCCGTTATTACTCCATGCACCAATCAATGTCAATATTCAGGCTCACTGTGAATTTCTTTCTATATATTTTCCAGCCTGTTTGAGCTGCTTCACCTGTTTATTCCCGGCCATCTCTCCTCTGGACTGCTTGAAGTTTCCACTGGAGTGTCCAGCTGGACAGCGCTGCCTATCCAGCACCGCTATGGGAAAACAGGGTTAGatcctgatgtgtgtgtgtttgtgtgtggatgggATTATTTTCTGGGAATGTAGGACAGAATGGTCACAAATTTCTTGATTTTAGAAGCGTTCAGGgcacattacatatatatttatacagttTGGTTTTAACTAGAAGGGAAAAAAGGGTTATTAAATTGAAGTTAGCTACCTGTCATATTCATTTTAAGGCTGTTACGATCCATATCGAAAGAGCTGTGAAATATTGATGTTCTTTTTGTAGTAACAATTGATTCACTGCTCTCCCAAAATTAGGTCAAATCTTCTGAAAGCCACTGTTACGTCTCACAATAACaggttgatttaaaaatgttgacATGGGGCAACCAGTTTTGAAAAGTAGGTTTGGTTGTCTATACAACTAAATTGACTATTCGGAACAAAAACgaatattaaaaaaactgttttaagTTAACAGCATGCAGCTGTGAAGACCTGTTTTTACAAGAGTACAAATTAAATTAAGACTGAAGAATGACTCAACGGATCAAATCTCATCAGGCTGGTTGTCGGATCACTAATGCCTGTGATGCCAACAAATTATCTCTTAGAATAGCTTGCTGGGCTTCGTGGGTGGAGCTTAATGTTCACTGTATCTCATAAaggcctttttttccttttcacatgCAGGGTAACCCCTAAATGGTCAGCAGTTTCCGATAAGCACCTAAATAAACTCCCTTCTCACGCAGGCCCTCTGCAAGTGACAATGTACGAGAAGAGCTGCGCGGTCCCGTCCCAGTGTGGTGTGAGCGGACAGAAATTCGCCTCAGGCCTCTACTTCAACTACACCAACATCTGCTGTGATACGGACCTCTGCAATGGGGCCGAGTCCTTTGCTGCCCTCAGCTGGAGGGGAGGAGCAGCTCTCTGCCTTCTGCCTGCACTCAGCCTCCTCCTGGCCTGAACGTCAGAGGGGACGGTGATGGACGGGGACGGAGCTCTACAGCGAATGGTGACGATGTGACCTGGAGAAAATGTGCGCTCATAGAAACATGAGACGGCaggcttttaaaatgatttgtatCCTTCTTTATAACGCATTCACACTCAAGCTCTTTCATTGGTGATGGCCCATATTTTTGGATGTGCTAACCGAAAGCACAATATTTTcttgaaaaggtaaaaagaatTATGTCAGTAAGGCTAAAATATTTGTGGTGTATAATTGGTGTACAAAAATGAAGTTGTTTTTAGTGGCCGCTCTGGATCATTGGGATATACGATTTGCTCAGTTCAGGTGATCAAACTTGAACAACACATTATTACCTCAGGGTCCTTTTAGTCCTAAACATGGAGCTTTGGATCTCTTGAGCTTCTTCAACAAATAAGTAGATGCTTATTTGCCCACGTTGTctttaaagtttatttttcagaaacaTTTTGAATGTGATTATGAGATGATGACGGAAAGATCCAAAACAGCTACTTAATGTTAACTTCTTAACTTGTTTCCGATGTCAAGAATGTACCTTGACATGGATGAGAAATCCTTCAAATACTCAAATAAATGAGTCTCAATTTAAACTGAACTCAATTTTCATGTCAAATGCACCAGAAGAGATTCTAAATGGATCCTGAGGATTAAAACTCAAAATATACATGTCTTTAAGACAACACCCTTAAATTGGCCATGCATCAGTACATCTCCAAATCACATTAACGATGCTATTCAGATGTTTTACCTAAATCCACACTGAAGAGGCATTCTTTGCATTTGTGCTGCATCTTGGGTGTATTTGCTTTGTATGTAGTTATTATTGTTTTACTAACTGTgctgagacacgcacactgctTCTACAGAATAATTTTCTCTTTGGCCATTTCCATGTTGTTACCCTTTGTAatggttgaaaatgaaaataaaaaacacataagAGAAGGGATTCATTCTGGAGATATTCTTTATTAGGATACTAATACATGTGTATTTGTAAAAGCGTTAAACACAAAATGTAGTTTGACTGTACTATTAGTTTGATTGGTTATTCTAATCATCTGCTTTAGTTACACATGACTGTACGTTTTAATTCTGTGGACTCTTTAGTGTGAgtatccaaataaaaaaaaaaaatgaaaacacaaaaaatgacaaaatatttgaaggggaaTTTATAGGGGtaggaaacaaaaataaagtatCACGGTCGatatataaagaaaaaacacaaaaggaagtTTTTTTTCAACAGTGAAGTTGAAAAAGAAATCTGAAGGTGACAAATATATCAAGTGAAATTGTCCCTGTGATTCTGTCCAACAGTAAGAAGTGAAGAACTACTACAACACTAAAATACATAAGCACTGACTTTATTCAaagtccctttaaatgtttcatatttagAAAATAGATGAAATCAACAACCATTCAgtcaatataaaatatacagtGTCATCTTTTTGATCAACACTTGTATTATACCTCAAGGAAGAATGTAACTAAAATCATGTATAAAAAGAACCTGTTCCCCCACTGGACGTACAAGATTGTCTTTTCAAGACAAAATTGCACTTTggttaaatgtttgaaaaagctTCACCCTAATCTGAGAGATATGATACTTGATGATGCCACCATGACCTCATCACAAAACTACTGTATAACTGAAATCCTAATCGCAAAAAGTCTCCAGAAATGTTTATTTGCATAGTGGCCATGCTGAATTAAGGCATGTGCACAGGCAGCTTCAGTCGGACAAGGCGTGTTCCTATTGGTTCCAGTTCCACCCAGCGGGTTCATTTCAAGTCACTTTTTACATCAGACTATCAAGCTCAACAAGAGCGGACGAACTCTACGCGCAACACGTGACCGTTAAGTGACGACCTCCGACGATGTGACGACGATGGGTCTACTGCTGTCGCTAATCTAATCATCaaaaattacaattaaaaaacacagaaaatgttcTAGCTCGCCACCAGTGtggaaaagtgaaaaataaaactcaATGCTGCCATTGAAGGTTCTGAACTGTGACATATTTTAACATGATAGAGGGTGTGTGTCCGTTTTGTGGTGCAATAAAATATATCTTTATTCACTAAATGTAAGGTAAAGTGATTTGCATACGTTTTAGTATTTGGGGGATTATCAGGACATTACTGCTGAAAGCTGCCAGATCTTGCATGTTTACCGTGAACTTCCtgttcttccttcctttttttgccTCCTTGCAAACactaaagaaaaccaaacagtATTTTGCAACAAGTTACCAGAGGACGTAATAAAAGTGCTTTCGGCTTTTAACTTCTTCATCCACAGCAACTTTGATACACTGATAATCTGAACTCCCTCTTCTATATGTCATATAGAACTTATATGACAGGCAGAACTCAAAAAAACTGTTGGCAAAAGGCCCGACAGCGGATCATAAACAAGCTTGGTAATCTTGAATAATCCTCCGTGCCTGCTGTGGGAGCGCAGAGAGGGGAAGCCTGAGTCTATTGAAGAGGTTTCCTGTCTGTAACCGTTTTCAGCTGAGACCCCCTAAAGCGAGACCTGGTCTCTAGTGAAGTGAAAGCACTCCGTTTCCTTACTGAGGGGCACTTTGAGTAACAAGAAATATTATTTGATCAAAACACGACTGTTATTGAAAGGCCTTGTTGTTCCCGCagatattaaataataaagtagATAATACAGTTAATTGGCAGTTGAGCTGGCGATATTTTACAGCTTCCTTGAAACCAACACAAGTTGAATCAGTGCGTGTGAGGCTTGCATGTTTGATTTTGTAGGCagctttgtgtgtttaatccctcgctctaaaaaagaaaatacaaatatataatataaaagacATCAAGAAGGGAACTTCTTGATGTACACTACACAAGATGTAGGCTGTagatttaagtgtgtgtttgtgtgagagcctGCAAGCAATGTGATCCATCAATCATTATCTCCCTGCATGGGTGAAGGCCCAGGTGCAGTTTAAGCCTCAGctgattcttttttgtgtggGCACGCGTTGTTTACACATGAGCTCGCCTGACTCCTTTGCTCTCCTGGAAAACGATGtggtaaacaaaaaaagcagaatACCAACATGAACAGCCCTCTTTAAAACGGGCCTCCGTGTATACCGTGATGATAGTAAACCAGCTATATTGACCCGTGTGAATATTCTAACCTaacttttaaaaatggccaAACAGTTGCAATGAAAGCCTTTTGAATTACAGGCCGAGTGTGTTTCTTCCAGAGTGAATGCTCGCTGTGTGCAGGAGAGcaaatctgtgtttttatgCATGTGTATTGGTGACTTATGTATCCTGTTGGGCTTCTACTTGAGAGCTTTAGCTACCAAGGAGTAGGCGATGTGGACCTCGTCGTCAATggggcaggtggaggaaaatTCCTCCCTGGCGTACGCTGCGTTCAGGTACCTCCAGAGGTGTGTCAGAGACTGAGGAATGCTGAAGCTTCGGTATTTTAAACACACCACCTGGAGAGGGGACAAGAGAAGGACACATACTGGACTTAAGCCTTCAGTCTGAGACTGGACGTTATTCTCTATTCATCGCAAGGACCCCCTGCTGCGCAGCTTAAAGCACCGAAGATTACCTTCACGATGTGCAGCTTAGGCAGCAAGTTGCAGTCGGCCAGAGTAAGCGCTTGGCCGTCCAGGAAGGGGCGGGACGAGGAAGTGAGCTCATCAGCGCTATTCTCGTCGATCTCGTCAGGAAGTGGGCAGCCGAGGTAGTCATCCAGCTTCTTCAGAGCCTTCAGCAGACCTTTCTCTAGATCTaccaagcacgcacacacacaattatacaGTGTTTAATCAAAGTTAAAGCAGCAGTTTGTTCACTCAGAATAAGCGCTAAATAATTATTGCATTTGCTGGAAGAGCTTCAATCTGCTAATTATTAAGATGCCTGAATTCACAGTGTGATTCATTCTTCATTTGAAGAAATAAGCGAgcggattaaaaaacaaaacagttttctCCCAACAACAGTGACATTTGCAGTGAAGTCAGAGTACAGCCGGTGACCTGTTTGCAGAGTGGCAGGAGAGCTCAGCCCATAATGTTATTAGCTCGCACGCTCCCTGCTGGTTTTCTGTCCgtcagagagacacagaaagagctAAGCCGTACTGGTTCGAGAAGATGCCACCAAAAATAAAGCAGTTAATTCCAAATGTTGCAAAAGTCTGGATGAAGGAAAGAATTAAGAGTTCCATCTTAAGACTCACGTTTAACTGGATTTACCGTTAGGTCTACTTACTTTCGTTGAGCTGAGGGTTGGAGTTCTTTACATAGGCAGAGAATTTGGAGAAAACATCCATGCCTGCTGTGTTGGACTCCGGGTTGCGAGCAGCCAGACGGGGATACCTTCACAAGCAGAGAGATCACTGACAATTAACATTGATTTACAttgcaatgaaagaaatgtgagAGGCTTACACCAAGAAGATCTCATGACAACaactgcaaaaaacaaaacaaagtgggAGGCCAGCAAAACCACGAGGGCTGCAACTGACAGTTTCAATCAATTGTTTTGTTAAATTCTTTAAGAAAAGTGTGGAAATCTTTTTTGGAATTGCCTACAGCCAATGATTGCATCTTAAAagagttaaaaaatattcacattaaGCAAAGAAAAGACGAAATTCCTCACAATTGAGAAGCGgaagcaaagaaatgaaaatgataaCGGCATCAATGATTATTCATTGATAGTTATTTAAGCTGTAAAAAAGCCCCAAAGGAAACATTTGTAAAACAGATGCATGGAGTGATTACTTTGGAGGGCTGAGATTATCCTCCAGGAACTCCTCAATCTTGTTGGTGTCCGTTTTCACTTCGTTGCCGTACAGCAGGAAGGGAGGCTGGGCTCCTGGAGCCAGGTCCTTCAAGATGTCCGGCTTCCTACAGGGGTGCACGGAAATATGGAAACGTTAGAAACCAAGAGACATACAACCGGCAGGCAGAAGATAGAGGGTTATGCAGCAGAAGGGGGATGGAATAAAAAGGGGAAGGTGGAAACGAAAACACATTGAACCTTTGTAAATGTTTGTCACCCGTGACCTCCTCTGCAGAATCAGTCAGAGTAGCTTAAAATCTTCTAACACAcaatcagtgtgtttacatgatggtataattggaatctttgcttagtcggactatcccatcttttggggggaggtgctattatgcCAATACACATgtcagtgaataaatcgaatcattggtcgaaagcatgtcatacccgatacgataggtggcgctgttttcattacaactagttgtgatacagccatttccgcttgaccgcttcaccactaccaacaacaaccaacaacaacaacatcaacattacgagaaagctggcgagcggagagcaaggggaagctacatccctctactatgtgtgcatgatgctaataggagcacagcggatgcgaatggcgctatcggctgatttgataacggagagaagacgccgtcgggatctcaagcatgcgcaaagatgcaaagtccagttcctcatccgattcaccgttacatgccgcaatagtcgaactatcaactggatcggatggagttatccaggggtgttagtcggatcgtagtcggaccgcacgtaGTCGgaacaaaggtgtttacatgaaacggatgattccatttcagtccgactgccagttattcgaatccatggaACCACGCTGAGTGTCTGAGGGAAAtctctggccctttaatgcacgCAACATTTGGGAGGATGAAAACAGAAGGTCGTCATTCCTGTTATTCCAATAGAAATGTGcagtgcgcgcgcgcacacacacacacacacacacacacacacgcacgcacacacgcgcgcccaAACCAAtacagggagacaaacacactccTGTGTAGAGGCGAGTCCAGTGTTTTCACCTTTTCATATCCACTGTGGTAACATCAAAGGTGACTCCTTTCAGCCACAGCACCATGAAGAGACGCTGGGAGAAAGGACAGTTGCCGATGCTCTGACCATCGCTCCCTGCCTGAGGCATAAAAACACGTtacattattttgtgtttttcatataGTTGCTGATGGATTTATCATAAGTAGCAGCACAAAGCAGGGGCATACATATGGGGAGCATTTAATTATTTCTCTGAACAtttgaagaggaagaaaataagTTTTCACAATTTAACCAAgcagcaaaaaaatatttttaatacaaaaatatctTTTACTACACTGTCCATCTACTCTTAAatcaaaagtgaaaaaaagcaacatttaaaaatgaaataagctGAAAAGGAGAAATCAAACAAAATGTTCTGCTCTCTAAAAAGAGTCAGAGGAATGTTTGTTTAATATAAAACAGATAACTGAAACAGGGAATTTGAAGTGACAATACAAATTGATgagcaatttttaaaaaaatgatccgCATGAAAgtatgtgttttatgttttaaaatacttttttttgtccatccaACTGTTAAGTCAATTCGTATGGTTTGTATTTGATTGGTGGATTGACTTTTGCAAGTTGCCAATCAATTAATCTGCTCAACTCAGTATGACGTAAAAGAATATAATTCTAATCTTTCATGCATGTAGAGCTCGTAGTCTACTCAGGAAATGATCATACAGCTTCAAAATGTTCCTTGTGTGGCCGCAGGAAGCCGTTTCCCATGTGGAGCCTCTTTACATCCCATTCCGGCCTCAGCAGGCAGCACGCACGAACCGTTAGAATAAAGCCGGAAACCGCGCGAGCGCCACCGATGTGAAAACGCTTTCCTGGAGACGCAGCCTAGTCTGCTAATTGAGGGTATCAAATGTCACTGAAGGCCGACTAAAAAACACGACTCAGAGAAGTTTTAACGGTACCTTTCAGCCCTGAAGGGTGGGGTCGTGGTGAGAGTAGCGGGTGGCGCACATGTCCTCACAGAGGAGTCATTACTTTAACCATATTTGTTGTATGGAGTTTTGAGCTCAAACAAactaaatatagaaaaaagTCTATGATGTTCACCTGAATTAATCAGATTATTCTTCCTGCCACATAAATCCAGCAGAGGTGACATGACACAGCTGTCATATGATTCACGTTACATTTAATACTCACAAAGTAGGTGTCCCTATGCGTGGATAAGTTATCAGCTCTTAATAACATTACAGCGATAAAATGATAAGATATGACATCTCAGACATAACGTATCTATATTTTTAAGCTCGTCACACAAATGAATGGCAGCTAACGTCGCCGTGTCGACGCTTTTTTGGGGCTTCCGGGGCATCATCGAATCACTTACCTTGACAAAAAGTTCAACTTTGGGCTGATTCGCGTCGCTCATCGTCGCCGGCTGATGCACGAGACCCTTAAACACTTTtctacaaaagagaaaaacccGCACAAACCATTAAAATCGAAACGGACTAGGGCACAAAGCTAACGTTACATTTCCTAAACGAAACAATAACGAGTTGGAAACTCTGGCAGCCGAGCCCATCTTCCGCTGACAACCCGAGTCGCTAAACGACAAGTGAAACATTGTAGCGGCTCCGTCCGCTTCAAACGAAGCGACCCGCCGCCTCGCGAAATCTCGCCGTGTTAAATGTTTATCTTACTTTAACGGTACGTCCGCACCGGGGGCTTAGGAAAGTGTCCAAAATTGTCGCTTAAGGGTGTAGCCGCCTGCTGGTCGTTTCCTCTCCCAGTTCTGCTGCCTCCAGTCCGCGGCGGTGACAcgctcatcatcatcctcctcacccGACGTCATCGTCACCACAGCGCCTCCATTTGCTGGTAAAGAGGCGTTCCACAACGCGCGCCGTGGCTAACAAGTCGTAG from Gasterosteus aculeatus chromosome 10, fGasAcu3.hap1.1, whole genome shotgun sequence carries:
- the clic1 gene encoding chloride intracellular channel protein 1, which gives rise to MSDANQPKVELFVKAGSDGQSIGNCPFSQRLFMVLWLKGVTFDVTTVDMKRKPDILKDLAPGAQPPFLLYGNEVKTDTNKIEEFLEDNLSPPKYPRLAARNPESNTAGMDVFSKFSAYVKNSNPQLNENLEKGLLKALKKLDDYLGCPLPDEIDENSADELTSSSRPFLDGQALTLADCNLLPKLHIVKVVCLKYRSFSIPQSLTHLWRYLNAAYAREEFSSTCPIDDEVHIAYSLVAKALK
- the LOC120826262 gene encoding uncharacterized protein LOC120826262, which gives rise to MSGVPLVIALLCCLPLAACLSCFTCLFPAISPLDCLKFPLECPAGQRCLSSTAMGKQGPLQVTMYEKSCAVPSQCGVSGQKFASGLYFNYTNICCDTDLCNGAESFAALSWRGGAALCLLPALSLLLA